The Vanessa atalanta chromosome 7, ilVanAtal1.2, whole genome shotgun sequence genomic interval aactcaaaactattcaacatttaaattatttaataaagcaaaaacaaaaaCCGTTCTagataatttcaaatttcatatacctactaatttactttactattaaataatataataactattaattgtAGAAATActtacatcaataaaataatctgtattatCAATAATCTTCTTATCTAATGAAATATAGGTGAGAATGTATATATCGTCCATGCCCTATCTccgataaaaaaacatttgaacggTCGTAATTTTATCGTTAGCAGCTTGTAAAATTCCCGCTgctggcctcctctcctttcaaggagaaggtttcgagcatattccaccacgctgctccaatacgggttgctggaatacacatgtggcagaatttcgttgaaattagacacatgcaggtttcctcgcgatgttttccttcaccgccgaacacgagatgaattataaacacaaattaagcacctgaaaattcagtggtgcttccctgggtttgaacccgaaatcttcggttaagatgcacgcgttctaaccactgggccatctctgctcgTAATTTTATCaagcaaatatatttgaatttataatgatGTCCTACAAAAACGGGATTTGAACTTGCGACCTCGGAATCTTAGCTACTAAACCAACGAGTCAATGTATGGAAACAACTTGAGTATGAAATTGTAACTTTAATAGAAGTCCAATCATACTAGTTTATAAACTCAAACTATTAAGAATTTTgtatgccacctgatggttactGGTGCATGCAtaagtactgtaagaaatattaaccatattttACATCCTTAATGCGCAACTAATCTCGAAAACTACGATGTTATTTGCGCccatagttacactggttctctcgcccttcaaaccggaacacaacaatacttagtattaattaCTGTTCGGCGGTGGAGAATATGATGACTGATAGAGCTTGATACTAAAAatcctaattaaaatataacgttaaatgtaaaaaaaatgtattataaaagttttgaaatattCCGCTTCGTAATATTCATGACCTTAGaggtcttaattatttttttatttcactatctTTTTGTCCACATTTATACACGATAGTATTTCGTGTGAGATCAAACACAATGGGACAATATGCTCATTGTTTTGCAGTAAAGTACGTCTGGGTGATTCAATAAGAACGTACTCCGAAGATCTTTACATCGTCGGatactatgaaatatatttttttattcattatttaaaatgaattgtcGAAATCAATTATTTCTCAATCATAATGATccgtacattattaataaatgaattcgaaatttgaaataatttttaaattataaaatgaaatataatctggttattataaataataatgctaatcCTGCAAGCTTTAGTCCGTCGATATTATCATCAGAGGTTTTAAAAGgattagattatttacataaattagaattataaaacgGTCGATATAAACGCACCTTGGACTTGTAATAAGTCAATTGATATATAAGgaactaaataaatagtattttacttAAACATATAACAAACCTGTGGATATAAACGAACCTAAACAGTAGTATTACGCTCACGATATGCCCTACTTGTGTGAGGTCTACCATAGTTACAAATTGTTCATTTatcaaatagtatttaattaaagcatAATTCTACTAGACTGTACCACGACTTGTAATGTTTGTCTATAATTATAATGCAATTACATTGATAAATTATCCTTATTCTTAATAAAGGGGTAAAGAACGGTAACATTAACTTgggtgtataaaattaatatatatatatatatatatatatatatatataattataattcgtgGTTTTAATACCTCATTAAcaagacacaaaaaaaaaaaaaattattcctgTAAAATGAATCTTTAGGAGAGGAAAGGAAAGGAAggtaagtttattaatataatatgcatagtATAAGGAAATTAACAGTATTTCATATAACTAATCAATTTTGTATACTCACaaattgccaaaaaaaaatCCGCTGGGCTTTCACTGCCGGTTCTTCCCAGGTCAAGATAATTTTTTTCCGAATTGttggtgtttaatttgacaatcaataagtaagtgtaatgcttctttattgaataaagtaatttgattttatttggaGACTTAATATTTCATCTTACTCAACTGATAAAAGTACTAaacttatgtacatacatatagaagatgcagagcgttTAAAACTAGGCTTAAAACGCTGTGCAGTTTTTTAACCattctaattttaaactattgacGTGAGAGGCTTGAATCTCATTATCATGTTTTTTATGTTCAAATGATTtaagtaaaaacatttatatagaaaatctGTTAATACTATTATAGATTTACGAGCGTACATAATACGACAATTAACTAactgtattataattgttatactataaaatttgagttataaacataaaatcaatattaataaaactttaatatttatgataatatcattaatatttctgcATACTAAATTGTCAAGAACgatttgtatttgtttcaattactgccattgaaaacatttttttcataatatactacaattattgtatactgaaaataatcataaaaattaaaaactttttttcataatataaaatgtaacaaaatattgaatGTCGTTATCaaaacgtttaaattaaatattataagagtcatttagttaattattaataataataataatgattattatatttgcaactatttttttaaacgatttttcattataaattttataataagctaTAATAGCTTTGATCTGTATCTGtgtaaatcttataattatagtatatagtacCCATAGGGTAAACCCTTATCGTCTTCTGTCTATCAAGAATAGTAATAGTAAGGTCATTTAAATTTACTCAGAAAGCACATAACGTATTCCGGTATCAAAATTCTCAAAAAGATTGTTAAGGAACCCTTGAAGCACAAGTTCGACTAGCACTTGAtctactattaaattaatttctactagtttattttaatcgCATTTTAAAATACCACGTAGCATACCCAAGGTTGTCAACTCCTTACTTCCACGACTCTATATAGCGTGACCTCTGTCTTGCTTCCTGGTCAAAAAACATCGAACCTTTCTTTTACTCGAGCTCTGTTTCGTTAAATCTTTGTGCTCAATATAGccacaaaaagtttttattttcggTTATATAtagagtttatattaaaaataaaacgaatagctttattatcttatttttatttatttcgtatattacAGTCGACTTAACCTATTAATGGTAACATTTGCATCACATCGTACACGTACCCCTGTACCTTCTGTACACTTATATGACATGAAATCTCATAGAAGGACAGTTTAAATAGTCAAAAGAAAATTTTGCTGTGTCCCGGCCGAGAGAGGCGAGATATAAATAGCGCTGGTGACGATAGCGGATGATAAACTAACTTAATTTACTTAGTGCTCGTAGTAGGAGCCTCCGAAACTCAAGTGGCTGTTGTGATCGTGCTCGTTGACGAAGACTGGGTACTTAACTGGTACTGGGTACGGCTTCTCTACTGGGACGGGAATGTGCTTCTCAATATGCACGGGGTAGGGCCTGTCGACGGGCACCTTGACTGGGACGGGCACGGGCCTTTCTACTTCAACGGGGACGTGCTTGTATACTGGGTAGGGCTCTGGCACGGGCACCTTGACGGGCACAGCCACGGGTCTGTCAACATGGACGGGGTAAGGCCTGTCTACTGGTACATGTACGGGGTAAGCGACGGGCTTCTCGACTGGCACAGCAACGGGCACTGGCTTTTCGACGGGGTAAGGAGCTGGTACATGTACGGGGTAAGGCCTGTCAACGGGAACCTTTACGGGCACACCGACGTGCTTAATGACTGGGTAGGGCTGGGGAACGGGTACCTTAACTTCGACGGGGTATGGCACGTGTTTCTCAACGGGGTAGGGCTGAGGTACGGGCACCTTGACGGGGTAAGGAACGTGCTTCTCTACTGGGTAAGGTTGGGGCACCAACACTTTGACGGGGTAAGGCCTGTCGACGGGCACGTGGACTGGGTAGGGCACTTTCTTCTCTACTGGGTACGGAGCTGGTACGTGTACGGGAACTTTGACGTATTCTTTAACGGGATAAGGCACATGTTTGACGACCTCGTAGGGTTGGGGTACGGGTACCTTTACTGGGTATGGCACGTGCTTCTCAACGGGGTAAGGTACGGGCCTGTCGACTGGTACGGCGTATGGGACTCCTTTGACGAGTGTGATAGTTCTTGTGACATCGGTGCGACCACCAAGGTCGATTCCGTAGCCAGAGTGAGCTAGAGTTCCTTCGTCGACGAAGTTGTAAGCGCCTCCGTGACCGTGACCGCTACCAATATAGCCGACGTCGAGACCACTGATGCCATATCCATATCCTAAGTTCAGGAGACCACGTTTGTCCAACTTTTTCTCGAGGCCCTCAGCCTTTTGTTCTGTAGATTTCTTCTCGCTGGCAGCTACTGCTGCTACCAGCAGAAAAACTAAACAGATctgtgaataataaaaaaaaaatattagcgtgtcacaatatcaattagttaaAATTGCGCATGTTTTCCGATACGCACGATGATGAAAATGCGTCCTCGCGTGTGCATATTTGTCGTGACATTTATGCAAATAATGCTATGGAAGCGATCAATCATGTCGAACCAACAAGAGTGTCATTATGTCAACAGCGATACGAAATTGCTACTAGCATTAAAGTTtttgagacaaaaaaaaaatgtttggtttGTTTTTGCGGAACTGATCATTGAATGGTATATTTGACTTTATGACtgtagaaaaattattattattaatacggataaaagacatttttaattttaatttagttgtacaaatgtgttatattaaataatgtcaaaGAGTATGTTTAACCAAATCTGTATCGAACAACTTAACCTAGATTTATTCATTATGTAAAACAAACATGGAGACGAATATGATTGCTCCACTGTTGAAACAAATGTGACACttatgacaaaattaaatgCAATCTTTACTAATCCAGACGATAGGAGATAGTCTGTTACTAAAATTAATCTATCGAAATACTTGATATTCGCATAATTTGTTCATATATGATAATAACAAAACCAACCATccacaaatgattattatatctaaattatatataacttttatgaaGTATTCACTTTTAATTGTACTTTGACGTTGACGTAAATATGTAAGTTTTATCGTCAATATAgtgaa includes:
- the LOC125065332 gene encoding skin secretory protein xP2-like yields the protein MKTICLVFLLVAAVAASEKKSTEQKAEGLEKKLDKRGLLNLGYGYGISGLDVGYIGSGHGHGGAYNFVDEGTLAHSGYGIDLGGRTDVTRTITLVKGVPYAVPVDRPVPYPVEKHVPYPVKVPVPQPYEVVKHVPYPVKEYVKVPVHVPAPYPVEKKVPYPVHVPVDRPYPVKVLVPQPYPVEKHVPYPVKVPVPQPYPVEKHVPYPVEVKVPVPQPYPVIKHVGVPVKVPVDRPYPVHVPAPYPVEKPVPVAVPVEKPVAYPVHVPVDRPYPVHVDRPVAVPVKVPVPEPYPVYKHVPVEVERPVPVPVKVPVDRPYPVHIEKHIPVPVEKPYPVPVKYPVFVNEHDHNSHLSFGGSYYEH